The proteins below are encoded in one region of Apium graveolens cultivar Ventura chromosome 4, ASM990537v1, whole genome shotgun sequence:
- the LOC141717236 gene encoding protein MICRORCHIDIA 4-like, with the protein MEAKQEATDMIDISDNSDSNLSDTDDNINPQIILPLGFLDPLSPQERALMNKSIQPISSLTNTVSNVENSVDEPVIVPVNKFKQFWNSGQYEASESSDVTVEKETCVMDRARLHPRFLHSNATSHKWALGAFAELLDNALDEVCNGATYVHIDVIQSKKDNSKMLLVEDNGGGMSPDMLRQCMSYGYSLKSNQENTIGQYGNGFKTSTMRLGADVIVFSRCRGKDGGSGTQSVGMLSTTFLKRTNKNEIVVPIIDYKKGGNSWNMIVRTSPGDWRQNLDTLLMWSPYASEEELFMEFDLIKDQGTRVVIYNLWEDDLGELELDFDTDRHDIQIKGANRDEKKIEMARNYPNSRHFLTYSHSLRSYAAVLYLRIPPCFRIVLRGRDVDHHNIVNDMMYKQEQIYRPARVGDLVKVQSQAFANVIIGFVKDAKYHIDVQGFCVYHKNRLIKPFWRVWNAAGSGGRGIIGILEADFVNPAHDKQGFEQTNVLFRLEKRLSEIQKKYWGENCHQIGYAKGKLYAKQSVQPLIKPASNSGKVENYVQPTARQEPTARQVKRVYNEIAATDDSQETPEPLPKKRENKQPPVSQAASSKIYHTRDHSNTAEVSQAVSSKINHTQEHSNAAEEIENLKKENLELKEKLKKIEGERVSNLMSELQYEKDRNIVIQTKLEEAQQKIQEFDKEQETLIDIFSEERSRRDQEEDNLRMRLKDASQTIEDLMKKLEQQENKHTVSCKIER; encoded by the coding sequence ATGGAAGCAAAACAAGAAGCCACAGATATGATCGACATCAGTGATAATTCTGATTCAAATCTTAGTGATACTGACGATAATATTAATCCTCAAATTATCTTACCACTAGGGTTTCTTGATCCTCTGTCCCCTCAAGAACGTGCATTAATGAATAAATCCATTCAGCCGATTTCTAGCCTTACAAACACCGTTTCCAACGTTGAGAATAGTGTCGATGAGCCTGTCATTGTTCCGGTTAATAAGTTCAAGCAGTTCTGGAACTCGGGACAGTACGAGGCTTCTGAAAGCAGTGATGTTACTGTTGAGAAGGAGACGTGTGTCATGGATCGTGCTCGACTTCATCCGAGGTTTCTACATTCCAATGCCACGAGTCATAAGTGGGCGTTAGGGGCGTTCGCGGAGCTTTTGGATAATGCTTTGGATGAGGTATGTAATGGTGCAACTTATGTTCATATTGATGTTATTCAAAGTAAGAAAGATAATAGTAAGATGTTGTTGGTAGAGGATAATGGTGGTGGAATGAGTCCTGATATGTTACGACAATGTATGTCGTACGGGTATTCTTTGAAAAGTAATCAGGAAAATACTATTGGTCAGTATGGTAATGGTTTCAAGACTAGTACTATGAGGCTTGGAGCAGATGTTATTGTGTTTTCTCGTTGTCGTGGGAAGGATGGAGGAAGTGGAACTCAGAGTGTAGGCATGTTGTCTACGACGTTTTTGAAGAGGACTAATAAGAATGAGATTGTGGTTCCTATTATTGATTATAAGAAAGGGGGGAATAGTTGGAATATGATTGTTCGTACATCGCCTGGTGATTGGAGGCAAAATTTGGATACTTTGTTGATGTGGTCACCGTATGCTAGTGAAGAAGAGTTGTTTATGGAGTTTGATTTAATAAAAGATCAAGGTACGCGTGTTGTTATTTATAATCTTTGGGAGGATGATTTAGGGGAACTTGAGCTGGATTTTGATACTGATAGACATGATATTCAGATAAAAGGGGCTAATAGAGATGAGAAGAAGATAGAGATGGCAAGGAATTATCCGAATTCTAGGCACTTCTTGACGTATTCACATTCTTTGAGGAGTTATGCAGCTGTTCTGTATTTGAGAATTCCACCTTGTTTTCGGATAGTTCTTCGTGGGAGAGATGTTGATCATCATAATATAGTCAATGATATGATGTACAAACAGGAGCAGATATACAGACCGGCTCGAGTTGGTGATTTGGTAAAGGTTCAATCTCAAGCGTTTGCTAATGTCATAATTGGATTTGTAAAAGATGCAAAATATCATATTGATGTTCAAGGCTTCTGTGTGTATCACAAGAACCGGCTTATTAAGCCATTTTGGAGGGTCTGGAATGCTGCTGGAAGTGGTGGTCGTGGCATTATAGGTATTTTAGAAGCTGATTTCGTTAATCCTGCCCATGATAAGCAGGGATTTGAGCAGACAAATGTGCTATTTAGACTTGAAAAACGACTTAGTGAGATTCAGAAGAAATACTGGGGAGAAAACTGTCATCAGATTGGCTATGCTAAAGGGAAATTATATGCTAAACAAAGTGTTCAGCCTTTGATTAAACCAGCTTCAAACAGTGGCAAAGTTGAGAATTATGTACAACCAACAGCGAGGCAAGAACCAACAGCGAGGCAAGTGAAGAGGGTCTACAATGAGATAGCTGCAACAGATGATAGTCAAGAAACACCCGAGCCCCTACCAAAGAAAAGGGAAAATAAGCAACCACCGGTGTCTCAAGCAGCCAGCAGCAAAATTTACCATACACGAGATCACTCCAATACAGCGGAAGTGTCACAAGCAGTCAGCAGCAAAATTAACCATACGCAAGAGCACTCCAATGCAGCGGAAGAAATAGAAAATCTGAAGAAAGAAAATCTTGAGCTAAAGGAGAAACTAAAGAAAATTGAAGGGGAGAGAGTATCTAATCTTATGTCTGAGTTGCAGTACGAAAAGGACAGGAACATTGTAATCCAAACAAAATTAGAGGAGGCACAACAAAAGATACAAGAGTTTGACAAAGAACAAGAGACTTTGATTGATATATTCTCAGAGGAAAGATCTCGTCGAGATCAAGAGGAGGACAACTTGAGGATGCGGTTAAAGGATGCTTCTCAGACAATAGAagatttgatgaagaaattggAGCAGCAGGAGAACAAACACACTGTTAGTTGCAAAATTGAACGATAA